A single genomic interval of Chitinophaga sp. 180180018-3 harbors:
- a CDS encoding family 20 glycosylhydrolase, whose translation MSLKTFLHLCLLSGLALTTAGLWSCNTGEKAGAPKGRVSIIPLPASISETADSFLLDKKTVIIATNESDKKTAALFNTWLRELTGYELAIQDKGDKNAIILHSGSDSTNGEGYTLIADHQHVAINGNSSSGTFYGIQTLIQLLPVEKTAALYIPGVNITDAPRFPYRGMHLDVGRHFFSVEFVKKYIDLLAMHKFNTFHWHLTEDQGWRIEIKKYPRLQEISSKRKETMAGKYADNKFDGKPYGGYYTQDQIKDVVKYAADRFVTIIPEIEMPGHSLAVLAAYPNLGCTGGPYEVGTRWGVYDDVYCAGNDSVYLFLQDVLDEVMALFPSKYIHIGGDECPKVRWEKCPKCQARMKQEGLKDAHALQSYFIQRMEKYLNSKGRQIIGWDEILEGGLAPNASVMSWRGVEGGIAAAKQHHNVIMTPGDYCYFDHYQSRSANEPLAIGGFLPVSQVYSYEPVPAELNKDEAQYIKGAQANLWTEYIGNTDYLEYMAYPRAAALAEVVWSPKDKRNYDNFAGRLKWHVKRLDLKKVNYAKHVFEVKGKIAGNGKGAVTLTLSSILDNARIFFSTDSTAPTPQSTPYTQPIQIAKTGTVRAQVFLDGKPFGNEYNQTFRFHKGLAKKVTMTPEADKSHHPESTFVLVNGIEGNASYSDNEWFGFKGTGMEAVVELDSVQDIHGVGINIINAKGDWIYPPKEVVFAVSEDGKTYKEVYKQTTFTQNGINRIRGTLQQVRGKFVKVKMQNFGTIPAGAAGAGSPAWLFADEFIID comes from the coding sequence ATGTCTCTAAAAACCTTTCTTCACCTCTGCCTGCTTTCCGGCCTTGCGCTGACTACAGCCGGCCTCTGGAGCTGCAATACCGGCGAAAAAGCCGGCGCACCGAAAGGACGGGTAAGTATCATTCCTTTACCAGCCAGCATCAGCGAAACCGCCGACTCATTCCTGCTGGATAAAAAAACAGTGATCATTGCTACGAATGAAAGCGACAAAAAAACTGCTGCCCTGTTTAATACCTGGCTCAGAGAGCTGACCGGATACGAACTCGCTATCCAGGATAAGGGCGATAAGAATGCGATTATATTGCATTCAGGAAGTGATTCTACTAACGGAGAAGGTTATACGCTAATTGCAGATCATCAACATGTTGCCATCAACGGTAACAGCAGCAGCGGTACTTTCTACGGTATACAAACCCTGATACAGCTGCTGCCGGTTGAGAAAACAGCCGCATTATATATTCCAGGCGTCAATATCACCGATGCGCCCCGCTTTCCCTATCGCGGTATGCATCTCGATGTAGGCAGGCACTTCTTCTCCGTTGAATTCGTCAAGAAGTATATCGACCTGCTGGCCATGCATAAGTTCAACACCTTCCACTGGCATCTGACCGAAGACCAGGGCTGGCGCATTGAAATCAAGAAATATCCGCGCCTGCAGGAAATTTCTTCTAAAAGGAAAGAAACCATGGCCGGCAAATATGCAGATAACAAATTCGATGGCAAACCTTATGGTGGCTATTATACACAAGACCAGATCAAAGATGTGGTAAAGTATGCAGCCGACCGTTTCGTTACCATCATCCCTGAAATTGAAATGCCTGGCCACTCCCTCGCCGTACTGGCAGCGTATCCTAACCTGGGTTGCACCGGTGGCCCATATGAAGTAGGCACACGCTGGGGCGTATATGACGATGTGTACTGCGCCGGTAACGACAGCGTTTACCTCTTCCTGCAGGATGTGCTGGATGAAGTAATGGCATTGTTCCCCAGCAAGTATATTCACATCGGTGGCGATGAATGCCCGAAAGTGCGTTGGGAGAAATGCCCGAAATGCCAGGCCCGCATGAAGCAGGAAGGCCTCAAAGATGCGCATGCACTGCAGAGCTACTTCATTCAGCGCATGGAAAAATACCTGAACAGCAAAGGACGCCAGATCATAGGCTGGGATGAAATCCTGGAAGGCGGCCTCGCTCCTAATGCCAGCGTAATGAGCTGGAGAGGCGTAGAAGGCGGCATCGCCGCGGCGAAGCAACATCACAATGTGATCATGACACCAGGCGATTATTGCTACTTCGATCATTACCAGTCAAGATCTGCCAATGAACCATTGGCCATCGGCGGATTCCTACCTGTGAGCCAGGTCTATTCCTACGAACCAGTGCCGGCTGAACTGAACAAAGATGAAGCCCAATACATCAAAGGCGCACAGGCCAACCTGTGGACCGAATATATCGGCAACACCGACTACCTGGAGTATATGGCCTATCCACGTGCAGCAGCGCTGGCCGAAGTGGTTTGGTCTCCCAAAGACAAACGCAATTACGACAACTTCGCCGGGCGCCTTAAATGGCATGTGAAACGCCTCGACCTGAAGAAAGTAAATTACGCCAAGCATGTATTTGAAGTAAAAGGAAAGATAGCCGGCAACGGCAAAGGTGCTGTAACACTCACGCTCAGCAGCATTCTCGACAACGCCAGGATATTTTTCTCTACCGATAGTACCGCTCCTACCCCTCAGTCGACTCCTTATACCCAACCCATTCAGATCGCTAAAACAGGCACTGTAAGGGCGCAGGTATTCCTCGATGGCAAACCATTCGGCAATGAATACAATCAGACTTTCCGCTTTCACAAAGGACTGGCCAAAAAAGTTACCATGACACCGGAAGCGGATAAAAGCCATCATCCGGAAAGCACCTTTGTGCTGGTAAATGGCATAGAAGGCAACGCTTCCTATAGCGACAACGAATGGTTTGGCTTCAAAGGCACCGGTATGGAAGCAGTAGTGGAACTGGACAGCGTGCAGGATATTCATGGCGTTGGCATCAATATTATCAATGCAAAAGGCGATTGGATCTATCCTCCGAAGGAAGTAGTATTTGCTGTTTCTGAAGATGGCAAAACTTACAAAGAGGTATATAAACAAACAACTTTTACCCAGAATGGCATTAACCGCATCAGAGGAACCTTACAACAGGTAAGAGGAAAATTTGTGAAAGTAAAAATGCAGAATTTCGGTACCATCCCCGCAGGTGCTGCGGGCGCCGGAAGTCCTGCCTGGTTGTTTGCAGATGAGTTCATTATTGATTAA
- a CDS encoding endonuclease/exonuclease/phosphatase family protein — translation MKKMLLIAVVCTTGFSLLAQAQKVKILTYNIHHGENMKQVLDLQGIANVILATNPDLVALQEVDSVTSRTGQSDQLKELAASTGMYTYFVKSMDFDGGGYGTGILSRFPISNTTTLPLPSTKGNEPRAAGIVTIQFPGDTLQFVTTHLDAGHKATDRIDQANALAEYFRTAATPVILAGDFNALPASKEVGILKTVFTDATSQMGPTFPSDSPKVKLDYIMVAPKHRWSITAARIIEETVASDHRPVLCEIELVGASH, via the coding sequence ATGAAAAAAATGCTGCTTATTGCTGTTGTATGTACTACAGGCTTTTCACTTTTAGCACAGGCGCAAAAAGTAAAGATCCTTACTTACAACATCCATCATGGGGAAAACATGAAACAGGTGCTCGACCTCCAGGGAATTGCCAACGTGATACTGGCCACCAATCCGGATCTGGTAGCACTACAGGAAGTAGACAGCGTTACCTCCCGTACCGGCCAGTCTGACCAGCTCAAAGAACTGGCAGCATCTACCGGCATGTACACCTATTTCGTGAAATCCATGGATTTCGACGGTGGTGGTTACGGTACCGGCATTCTTTCCCGTTTTCCCATCAGCAACACTACTACCCTGCCACTGCCTTCTACCAAAGGCAATGAGCCCAGGGCCGCAGGCATCGTTACCATACAATTCCCGGGCGACACGCTGCAGTTTGTCACCACGCACCTCGATGCAGGCCACAAAGCTACTGACCGCATCGACCAGGCTAATGCCCTTGCCGAATATTTCCGCACAGCCGCCACACCTGTTATTCTTGCCGGCGACTTCAACGCGCTGCCAGCTTCCAAAGAAGTAGGCATCCTGAAAACAGTTTTTACCGATGCAACCAGTCAGATGGGGCCTACCTTCCCATCCGATTCTCCTAAAGTAAAACTGGATTACATCATGGTAGCACCCAAACACCGCTGGAGCATTACCGCCGCCCGGATCATCGAAGAAACCGTGGCGTCCGATCACCGGCCCGTGTTGTGCGAAATAGAACTGGTAGGAGCCAGCCACTAA
- a CDS encoding copper homeostasis protein CutC, with product MFTLEICAASVASCIAAEDGGANRIELCDNLLEGGTTPSHGTIAVARDKVKIDLYPIIRPRGGDFLYTDLEFEVMIKDIERCKQLGCNGVVIGILTPDGRIDKQRCKLLTELAWPMGVTFHRAFDMTDNPFEALEDIISIGCERILTSGSRNTAVEGAPLLKDLLERANDRIAIMAGSGVRSGNIAQLIKATGIMEYHTTAKAYEESKMIYRNPNVSMGGIPGVPEYGISVSQKKEVALIREIAEKTLLS from the coding sequence ATGTTCACCCTTGAAATATGTGCTGCGTCTGTTGCTTCCTGTATAGCTGCGGAAGATGGAGGAGCCAACCGGATTGAATTATGCGACAACCTGCTGGAAGGTGGTACCACGCCTTCCCATGGTACCATTGCTGTAGCGAGAGACAAAGTTAAAATAGATCTCTACCCTATCATTCGCCCCCGCGGCGGAGATTTCCTCTATACTGATCTGGAGTTTGAGGTAATGATAAAAGATATCGAAAGATGTAAACAGCTCGGCTGCAACGGCGTGGTGATCGGGATACTGACACCTGACGGCCGGATAGATAAGCAACGCTGCAAACTGCTGACAGAACTGGCATGGCCCATGGGCGTTACTTTTCACCGGGCATTTGATATGACAGATAATCCTTTTGAAGCATTGGAAGATATCATCAGTATCGGTTGCGAACGTATCCTTACTTCCGGTTCCCGCAATACTGCCGTGGAAGGAGCTCCGCTGCTGAAAGATCTGCTGGAAAGGGCTAACGACAGAATTGCCATCATGGCTGGTTCCGGCGTACGATCCGGCAACATTGCCCAGCTGATCAAAGCAACCGGCATCATGGAATATCATACCACTGCTAAAGCTTACGAAGAAAGCAAAATGATATACCGCAATCCCAATGTAAGCATGGGAGGCATTCCCGGCGTTCCGGAATATGGCATTTCCGTTTCGCAGAAAAAAGAAGTGGCGCTGATCCGTGAAATAGCCGAGAAAACATTATTATCTTAG